Part of the Aquimarina sp. MAR_2010_214 genome is shown below.
TCTAAAATCGCTTCTTCGGGATTTATAGTATGCTCCAAAATTTGATACGTTCCTTTTTCAACACTTTCAACATCTAAACCTAGTCCAGAAGTTGCATTAGCTTGTGGATCTGCATCGATCAAGAGTACTTTTTTCTCTAAAACACCTAGAGAAGCCGCTAAGTTTACAGAGGTGGTAGTTTTACCTACACCACCTTTTTGATTTGCAATTGCTATTATTTTACCCATAAGGGGAGATTTGGATTTATAGCGATAAAAATACAATTTATTATATATTATAAAAATGAAAAATGTTAACAGTAGGAAATAAAAAAGACCATCCCCCTTTAAGGATGGTCTAACATACTTTTATAATTGTTAATAAATACTTATTTATTTTTTTTTGCTCTGATCATTGCTTCTAGTTGATCCCACATTTCTTCAGGAATTTGTTCAAGAAGATTGAATTGTCCTGCTCCTTTTAACCATTCACCTCCATCTAGTGTAACAACTTCTCCATTTACATAAGCAGAAAAATCGGATACAAGATAAGCAGCAAGGTTGGCAAGTTCCTGATGATCTCCTACACGAGCCAGAGGTACTTGTTTGGCCATGTTAATCTTATCTTTTAAATCTCCTGGTAAAAGGCGATCCCAGGCTCCTTTTGTAGGAAACGGACCCGGAGCAATTGCATTAAAACGCATTCCGTATTTTGCCCATTCTACAGCTAATGATCTGGTCATTGCTAAAACTCCTGCTTTTGCTGTAGCACTCGGTACTACATACGCCGAACCTGTCCAGGCATATGTTGTTACTATATTTAGAACAACTGTGTTTTTATACTTGTTTTCAATCCAATATTTTCCAAAAGCAAGTGTACAGTTTTTGGTACCTTTTAGTACAATATCAATGATGGTATCAAAAGCGCGATGTGATAAACGCTCTGTGGGAGAAATAAAATTTCCTGCAGCATTATTGAGTAACACATCTACCGAACCGAAAGCTTCAAGAGCTCGATCTCTCATTGCCTCAACCTGATCATATTCTCTTACATCACATTGTAACGGTAAGCAAGTTCCTCCTGTTTCTGATTCGAGTTCTTTAGCAGTATTTTGTAATTTTTCCAGATTACGTGAAGTAATAGCAACATTAGCTCCAAGTTCTAGAAAATATCTTGTCATAGATTTTCCTAATCCACTACCTCCACCGGTAACGACTATGTTTTTTCCTTTTAGCGCTCCATCACGAAGCATTTTATCTTTATAATTCATAATGTATCGATATTTTGCTAAGGTAATAAAAAAACTATGCATGCATAGTTTTTTTATTACCTATTTGAAAGTAGAAATTAGAATTTCTAAAATAGTAATAGCGGCATCGCTTATTTTTGTTCCTGGCCCAAAGATAGCAACTGCTCCTGCTTCAAAAAGAAAATCGTAATCATCAGGAGGGATCACACCGCCAACGATAACCATAATATCTTCTCTTCCATATTTTTTGAGTTCTTCTACAATTTGAGGAACCAGAGTTTTATGTCCACCAGCAAGTGAAGATACGCCTACAATATGTACATCATTTTCTACAGCTTGTTTTGCAGCTTCAACAGGAGTTTGAAATAGTGGTCCGATATCTACATCAAAGCCCACATCTGCATAACTTGTCGCAACTACTTTAGCGCCACGATCATGACCATCTTGGCCCATTTTGGCAATCATAATCCTTGGTCTTCGGCCTTCTAAATTAGCATATTGATTTGCTAATTCTCTTGCTTTATTAAAAGAGGCATCATCTTTTATTTCTTTTGCGTACACTCCTGTAAATGATTTTATTTCTGCTTTATATCTTCCGAATTCTTTTTCTAAAGCATCACTAATTTCTCCTAAAGTAGCCCTTAGTTTTGCTGCTTCTACAGCTAAAGCTAGTAAATTTTGATGTTCATCGGTTGCTGCTACAGTTAAATTATGCAATGCATTTTGAACAGCCTGCTCATCTCTTGAAGCTTTTACGTTGTTAAGTCCTTCTATTTGTTGG
Proteins encoded:
- a CDS encoding SDR family oxidoreductase, with translation MNYKDKMLRDGALKGKNIVVTGGGSGLGKSMTRYFLELGANVAITSRNLEKLQNTAKELESETGGTCLPLQCDVREYDQVEAMRDRALEAFGSVDVLLNNAAGNFISPTERLSHRAFDTIIDIVLKGTKNCTLAFGKYWIENKYKNTVVLNIVTTYAWTGSAYVVPSATAKAGVLAMTRSLAVEWAKYGMRFNAIAPGPFPTKGAWDRLLPGDLKDKINMAKQVPLARVGDHQELANLAAYLVSDFSAYVNGEVVTLDGGEWLKGAGQFNLLEQIPEEMWDQLEAMIRAKKNK